In Levilactobacillus brevis, a single genomic region encodes these proteins:
- a CDS encoding acyl-CoA thioesterase: protein MTNQLAPVSCNATLIVTSHRVFQPDLNEHDSVFGGKILSLVDDSAYVVAVRLTHKTVVTASFDHVSFLRPFHLDDSMFLEAYVTGTGTRSLEVFVKIIGENLTTGERFVGYTCFITYVIEDPTASDPLPDMVPVTAEQRYICAGYAKRTAQRKERRVEQRGLNAHVTVSSPWPM, encoded by the coding sequence TTGACAAATCAACTAGCGCCCGTTTCCTGCAATGCCACGCTTATCGTGACCAGCCACCGGGTGTTTCAGCCAGACTTAAACGAACATGACTCGGTCTTTGGTGGTAAGATTCTCTCGCTGGTCGACGACAGTGCCTACGTGGTGGCCGTTCGTTTGACCCACAAGACCGTGGTGACGGCTTCCTTCGACCACGTCAGCTTTCTGCGGCCGTTTCACTTGGACGACTCCATGTTCTTAGAAGCCTACGTGACCGGTACGGGGACGCGGTCACTGGAGGTCTTCGTCAAAATCATTGGCGAGAACCTCACGACCGGCGAGCGCTTTGTCGGCTACACCTGCTTCATTACCTACGTGATCGAAGACCCCACGGCCAGCGACCCATTGCCTGATATGGTGCCCGTCACCGCCGAGCAGCGCTACATCTGTGCCGGCTATGCCAAACGAACGGCCCAACGCAAGGAGCGCCGGGTGGAGCAACGCGGGTTAAATGCCCACGTTACGGTCTCCTCACCGTGGCCGATGTAA
- a CDS encoding VanZ family protein, with translation MRWEPLLIIFLMACLSGLLIVTTMRKHRWFALLTLAYLTGLGAILFTPISISGISIYVMPAGFGRVNLTQLDLFNLGFAENILLTLPLGLLLKWLAPKLPLLGVGLFGLFAGSSIETMQYILSQHWLINRSSDINDVLANALGILIGGAAVAVFYRLRGHHRQQRQQRAVA, from the coding sequence ATGCGCTGGGAACCCCTATTAATTATCTTCCTTATGGCCTGCTTAAGTGGCCTGTTGATTGTCACCACCATGCGTAAACACCGGTGGTTCGCCCTGCTCACTCTAGCCTATCTAACCGGATTAGGCGCAATTCTCTTTACACCGATTTCAATTTCTGGTATCAGCATCTACGTCATGCCTGCCGGTTTTGGCCGCGTGAACCTCACGCAACTCGACCTCTTTAATCTCGGCTTCGCAGAAAATATTCTACTAACTCTGCCATTGGGTCTACTTTTAAAATGGCTAGCGCCCAAACTTCCCCTGTTGGGGGTTGGCCTGTTCGGCCTCTTCGCCGGCAGTAGTATTGAAACCATGCAGTACATCCTTTCGCAACATTGGCTGATTAACCGTAGCAGTGATATCAACGATGTGCTGGCTAACGCACTGGGAATCCTCATCGGTGGTGCCGCCGTAGCCGTCTTTTATCGTCTTCGCGGTCACCATCGGCAACAACGCCAGCAGCGCGCCGTGGCTTGA
- a CDS encoding prenyltransferase has protein sequence MQRWLTWPVFYELTEIYTAPLNIMWFVLGVAIAQFHLGVVNWGNVGLCLVTVFIFDLAVNVSDNYYDYRHAHDRIDYAQKTNPVGRLQLPVAGVGYLAISLYTVALLPGIWLVWRTGWLVLLLGALGYAIGIFYTAGPRPINATPFCETVVALSIAFLIQLTCVVVSTYGQRPLTWQTVGITFLLCLPLTLIFFTLQLANNTADREEDIRNRRYTLAYYLGQAGAVKLIQALLIIGSLWPLVNVVLRIAPWSTGYVALLLPAMWWGMRPFFKVQDKQKTFMTTVKSASLFFIAYPVLFVAGAWF, from the coding sequence ATGCAACGATGGTTAACGTGGCCGGTATTCTATGAACTAACGGAGATTTACACGGCGCCCTTAAATATCATGTGGTTCGTGTTGGGCGTTGCAATCGCCCAGTTTCATTTGGGCGTGGTGAATTGGGGCAATGTTGGATTGTGTCTCGTCACGGTCTTTATCTTCGATCTGGCCGTCAATGTCTCAGACAACTATTATGATTACCGTCATGCGCATGATCGGATAGATTACGCGCAGAAGACCAATCCAGTGGGACGTCTACAGTTGCCGGTGGCCGGTGTTGGCTACCTCGCCATTAGTCTGTACACCGTAGCGCTTTTGCCGGGAATCTGGTTGGTCTGGCGAACCGGCTGGTTGGTTCTTCTACTGGGCGCATTGGGGTACGCCATTGGCATCTTCTACACGGCGGGTCCTCGGCCGATTAATGCCACGCCATTCTGTGAAACGGTGGTGGCACTGTCGATTGCCTTTCTGATTCAGTTGACCTGCGTGGTGGTCTCAACGTACGGTCAACGCCCATTGACTTGGCAGACGGTGGGGATTACCTTCTTGTTGTGTTTGCCGCTCACGCTGATCTTCTTTACGCTCCAGTTGGCTAATAACACGGCGGACCGGGAAGAAGATATTCGCAACCGACGCTATACGTTGGCTTATTACTTGGGCCAGGCCGGCGCCGTTAAATTAATTCAAGCCTTACTGATTATTGGCAGTCTATGGCCCCTGGTCAATGTGGTCTTACGGATTGCGCCCTGGAGCACCGGTTACGTGGCCCTCCTGTTGCCAGCAATGTGGTGGGGTATGCGGCCCTTCTTTAAGGTGCAGGACAAGCAGAAAACTTTTATGACCACGGTCAAGAGTGCGTCGCTCTTCTTCATCGCATACCCGGTGCTTTTTGTAGCGGGTGCTTGGTTTTAG
- a CDS encoding WxL domain-containing protein yields MRNWERILRGLLVGVAVLVGWLAVSPTAQAASTAPQTPTSPPTSILGINLAGGFTQQPIDSNVVAGHSVTLSAKGTRNILEAATNPLGSRKYVWWESTDGGSTYQTVGTNSTTYTFTAPEVTKATPLMFQCEYDFTGIGLFYNEWSRIATVTVTPDRVPTTDIQVSADSNALYNGEETTVHATLTPDTATDPITWTSSNPGLASVDAYGDVTATSASSNLDGTADDHGTVTITGTSNGHSDSTKIVVGALQNVTVNEGSDATFTLKNLPEGMTVANWYKVDDGTTTALNSTSTSYTVSKTTVGGDNGTSYYATLNYTVNGSTKSVNTNAALLTVNKSGLLALTAVPNFNFGSTDVASVIRSDTTLENLDEVTSGSNYDGNNNGELSVMDSRETGGDWTLTASLAPFTLSDGDNGQLSAVILDLSDPTSRLDQNIPATNTATKIYTSSDYDGQDFDVTDSQLTFAADPEITAGDYQSTVTWTLSVAPS; encoded by the coding sequence ATGCGAAATTGGGAACGAATCTTACGGGGATTACTCGTTGGGGTCGCCGTGCTAGTAGGCTGGCTAGCTGTCAGCCCGACGGCACAAGCGGCCAGTACGGCCCCGCAAACACCAACATCGCCTCCGACGTCGATCTTAGGCATTAACCTTGCGGGTGGTTTTACGCAACAACCTATTGATTCAAATGTCGTTGCCGGCCACAGTGTGACGCTGTCTGCCAAAGGGACGCGGAACATTCTGGAAGCGGCTACCAACCCCCTCGGTAGTCGGAAGTACGTCTGGTGGGAGTCTACCGATGGTGGCAGTACCTACCAGACGGTCGGCACCAATAGCACAACGTATACCTTTACCGCCCCGGAAGTAACCAAGGCCACGCCGCTCATGTTTCAATGTGAATATGACTTCACCGGGATTGGCCTCTTCTACAACGAATGGTCGCGAATCGCCACGGTTACCGTGACGCCTGACCGGGTTCCGACTACGGATATTCAGGTCTCTGCCGACAGTAACGCCCTGTATAATGGTGAGGAAACTACCGTTCATGCAACGTTAACCCCAGATACCGCGACTGACCCCATCACGTGGACCAGCAGTAATCCCGGGTTAGCCTCGGTGGACGCCTACGGGGATGTCACCGCAACCAGCGCCTCCAGTAATCTCGACGGAACGGCTGATGATCATGGCACCGTCACCATCACCGGGACGAGTAATGGTCACAGCGATTCCACTAAGATTGTCGTCGGCGCCTTGCAAAACGTTACCGTCAACGAAGGTAGTGACGCCACGTTCACCCTGAAGAATCTGCCCGAGGGGATGACCGTTGCGAACTGGTACAAGGTCGACGATGGCACAACCACCGCGCTGAATTCGACTTCGACCAGTTACACCGTCAGCAAAACCACTGTCGGTGGTGACAACGGCACGTCGTACTACGCCACGTTGAACTACACGGTTAACGGGAGTACCAAATCGGTCAATACCAACGCGGCACTCCTGACCGTCAACAAGAGTGGTCTGTTAGCCCTGACGGCGGTTCCTAACTTCAACTTCGGTAGCACCGATGTCGCCTCGGTCATTCGTAGCGATACCACGCTGGAGAACTTGGATGAAGTCACCAGCGGCAGTAACTACGACGGCAATAACAACGGTGAATTGTCTGTTATGGATAGTCGAGAAACCGGTGGCGACTGGACCTTGACCGCTAGCTTAGCGCCCTTCACGCTCAGTGATGGCGACAATGGCCAGCTTAGCGCCGTGATTCTTGACCTCTCTGACCCAACATCACGGCTGGATCAGAACATTCCAGCTACCAACACCGCAACCAAGATCTACACGTCCAGCGACTACGATGGTCAGGACTTCGACGTTACCGATAGCCAATTGACGTTTGCTGCCGACCCCGAGATAACGGCTGGCGACTACCAGAGCACCGTCACTTGGACACTGTCAGTAGCACCTAGTTAA
- a CDS encoding DUF916 and DUF3324 domain-containing protein translates to MNLNRFKWWLVAFLALVSLLGGGSPITAKAAQSDQPGSTNFASIPLLPKNQVSAKADYFDLKVQPGGTQVLKLAVENPTKSARTLKVIPVNATTADTGHAVYVPSNRTDPSAQTTFTDMTSGPVTLHLAAHQGKTVTFTTRIPAGGFTGQVLGGLFVTDPNASPSSSNSNFTLQNRYAEVTAVSLWCQPNQILPINLKLADVAVKTQNGQPKVLAKLRNLTPALFGNMQIQARILRTHTGKQVLTQSWKNGSMAPNSWFNLPVGLGKSRIAAGQYTLKLHITSDKRVWNFSRPFTLTSKASETHNALIHSDKTPNNWWIWLLLALLLVLLLIGLAYWLGKRRSRDEDTPESELNDTVTLTKPTDEAQSHSKS, encoded by the coding sequence ATGAATTTGAACAGGTTTAAGTGGTGGCTCGTTGCGTTTCTGGCTCTCGTCAGTTTACTGGGAGGTGGTTCGCCGATTACGGCGAAGGCCGCTCAGTCCGATCAGCCTGGAAGCACGAACTTTGCGTCCATTCCGTTGCTCCCCAAGAATCAGGTATCGGCTAAAGCCGATTACTTTGATCTAAAGGTCCAACCCGGTGGTACACAGGTTCTCAAACTGGCCGTCGAAAACCCAACCAAGTCGGCACGGACGCTCAAAGTCATTCCGGTGAACGCGACAACTGCGGATACCGGACACGCCGTTTATGTTCCTTCGAATCGCACGGATCCGTCCGCTCAGACCACGTTTACTGACATGACGTCGGGCCCTGTAACGTTGCATCTGGCGGCTCATCAAGGTAAAACGGTCACGTTTACGACGCGGATTCCCGCGGGTGGCTTCACGGGGCAAGTGCTCGGTGGACTCTTCGTCACTGACCCTAACGCCAGTCCGTCATCCTCTAACAGTAACTTTACCCTGCAGAATCGTTACGCGGAGGTCACCGCGGTGTCCTTGTGGTGTCAACCCAACCAGATACTGCCGATCAATCTCAAGCTAGCCGATGTTGCGGTTAAAACGCAAAATGGCCAACCCAAAGTCTTGGCTAAGTTGCGTAATCTCACACCAGCCCTCTTCGGCAACATGCAGATTCAGGCACGTATCCTGCGTACCCACACAGGTAAGCAAGTCTTAACACAGTCGTGGAAGAACGGGTCAATGGCGCCAAATAGTTGGTTCAATCTCCCCGTTGGCCTGGGAAAGTCCCGAATTGCCGCTGGTCAATATACGTTGAAGTTACACATCACCAGTGACAAACGAGTCTGGAACTTTAGTCGTCCATTTACATTGACGTCCAAGGCTTCCGAAACTCACAATGCGTTAATTCACTCGGATAAGACGCCGAATAACTGGTGGATCTGGTTACTCTTAGCACTCCTGCTGGTCTTGTTGTTGATCGGCTTGGCTTACTGGTTAGGCAAGCGCCGTTCACGCGACGAGGACACGCCGGAATCGGAGTTGAACGATACCGTAACGCTGACTAAGCCGACAGACGAGGCACAATCTCATTCGAAGTCGTAA